From a region of the Tenggerimyces flavus genome:
- a CDS encoding NAD-dependent malic enzyme, translated as MAMVPSVSYSITVRLEVPARGSAVSDLTSAVERAGGTITALDVTASGHERLRIDVTCAATDTAHADRLVEVLRAVDGVTIHKVSDRTFLMHLGGKIEMQSKHPIRNRDDLSMIYTPGVARVSMAIAANPEDARRLTIKRNTVAVVTDGSAVLGLGNIGPQAALPVMEGKAALFKRFAGIDAWPICLDTQDVDTIVEVVRAIAPGFAGINLEDISAPRCFEVERRLRDLLDIPVFHDDQHGTAIVVLGALTNALRIVGKKLSDVRLVMSGAGAAGTAILKVLIAAGAQDVVVADVDGVIHAGRTGLGTELRWIAEHTNQAQYTGDLRGAVAGADVFVGVSAPNILTGADIATMAPDAVVFALANPDPEVDPSAAREHATVVATGRSDYPNQINNVLAFPGVFRGLLDAHSKEVRESMLIAAAHAIAGVVTDEELNPNYIVPSVFHPDVHNAVATAVRDAVAAAGVGAPPAQDGSL; from the coding sequence GTGGCAATGGTGCCCAGCGTCTCGTACTCGATCACGGTCCGGCTCGAGGTGCCGGCACGCGGGAGCGCGGTGAGCGACCTCACGTCGGCCGTCGAACGAGCCGGCGGAACGATCACCGCGCTCGACGTCACGGCGTCCGGGCACGAACGGCTGCGGATAGACGTGACCTGCGCCGCGACCGACACCGCGCACGCCGACCGGCTGGTCGAGGTGCTGCGAGCGGTCGACGGCGTAACGATCCACAAGGTCTCCGACCGTACGTTCCTCATGCACCTCGGCGGCAAGATCGAGATGCAGTCCAAGCACCCGATCCGCAACCGTGACGACCTCTCGATGATCTACACCCCGGGCGTCGCGCGGGTGTCGATGGCGATCGCGGCGAACCCGGAGGACGCCCGCCGGCTGACGATCAAGCGCAACACGGTCGCGGTCGTCACCGACGGGTCTGCGGTGCTCGGGCTCGGCAACATCGGCCCGCAGGCCGCGCTGCCGGTGATGGAGGGCAAGGCGGCGCTGTTCAAGCGGTTCGCCGGCATCGACGCCTGGCCGATCTGCCTGGATACCCAGGACGTCGACACGATCGTCGAGGTCGTTCGCGCGATCGCGCCCGGGTTCGCCGGCATCAACCTCGAGGACATCTCCGCGCCGCGCTGCTTCGAGGTCGAACGCCGCCTGCGCGACCTGCTCGACATCCCTGTCTTCCACGACGACCAGCACGGCACCGCGATCGTGGTTCTCGGGGCACTGACGAACGCGCTCCGCATCGTCGGCAAGAAGCTGTCCGACGTACGCCTGGTCATGTCCGGTGCCGGCGCCGCGGGCACGGCGATCCTCAAGGTGCTGATCGCGGCCGGTGCGCAGGACGTCGTCGTCGCCGACGTGGACGGCGTGATCCACGCCGGCCGGACCGGCCTGGGTACGGAGCTGCGCTGGATCGCCGAACACACCAACCAGGCGCAGTACACCGGCGACCTGCGCGGCGCGGTCGCCGGCGCGGACGTCTTCGTCGGCGTCTCGGCGCCGAACATCCTCACCGGCGCCGACATCGCCACGATGGCGCCCGACGCGGTCGTGTTCGCGCTCGCCAACCCCGACCCCGAGGTCGACCCTTCCGCCGCGCGCGAGCACGCGACCGTCGTCGCGACCGGGCGCAGTGACTACCCGAACCAGATCAACAACGTGCTCGCGTTCCCCGGCGTCTTCCGCGGCCTGCTGGACGCGCACAGCAAAGAGGTACGGGAGAGCATGCTGATCGCGGCCGCGCACGCGATCGCGGGCGTGGTCACCGACGAGGAGCTGAACCCGAACTACATCGTGCCGAGCGTGTTCCACCCGGACGTGCACAACGCGGTGGCGACGGCCGTACGGGACGCGGTGGCCGCAGCTGGCGTCGGTGCGCCCCCGGCTCAGGACGGCTCTCTCTGA
- a CDS encoding VanZ family protein, with protein MFVVYWPGSPGPGLFPYSDKLVHLGVFGLVAFLGRWVGIRSLWLGVVLVAHAILSEVIQATLLPARSGDPLDALADIVGVGLGLVVAAAISGRSLGEEGPNTGN; from the coding sequence TTGTTCGTTGTGTACTGGCCGGGGTCGCCCGGCCCGGGGCTGTTCCCGTACTCGGACAAGCTCGTGCACCTTGGGGTGTTCGGGCTGGTCGCGTTCCTCGGCCGCTGGGTCGGGATTCGTTCGCTGTGGCTCGGGGTCGTTTTGGTCGCGCACGCCATTCTCAGCGAGGTCATCCAGGCGACGCTGCTGCCGGCGCGGTCCGGCGATCCCCTGGATGCGCTGGCCGACATCGTCGGCGTGGGTCTCGGTTTGGTGGTCGCCGCGGCAATCTCCGGTCGGTCTCTGGGCGAAGAGGGCCCGAACACGGGAAACTAG
- a CDS encoding ATP-binding cassette domain-containing protein: protein MSRIVATRLSKRFGAKRAVDDLSFHVEPGVVTGFLGPNGAGKSTTMRLMLRLDHGEGQTLFDGKPYDQLSHPMRHVGAVLEAKAFHPTRSARDHLLMLASANAIPGKRVDEVIEYVGLREVAKAKPKSFSLGMGQRLGLAVALLGDPHTLILDEPANGLDPQGITWLRNFLKSYASQGRAVFVSSHLLAEMALMADNLVVIGRGKLIATGSVDTFIQQASGTTVLVRSTENGRLADVLSQSGAKITNDDTGALLATEIDQANVGELAFQAGIVLHELTTKVATLEEAFLEATEGSEEFIAQLGGTAALEGIDR from the coding sequence GTGTCGCGAATCGTGGCCACCAGGCTGAGCAAGCGCTTCGGCGCGAAACGTGCCGTGGACGATCTGTCGTTCCACGTCGAGCCGGGCGTCGTCACCGGCTTCCTGGGCCCGAACGGAGCCGGCAAGTCGACGACGATGCGGCTGATGCTGCGGCTCGACCACGGCGAGGGCCAGACGTTGTTCGACGGCAAGCCGTACGACCAGCTGAGCCATCCCATGCGCCACGTCGGCGCGGTGCTCGAGGCGAAAGCCTTCCACCCGACAAGGAGCGCCCGCGACCACCTGCTGATGCTGGCCTCCGCCAACGCCATCCCGGGTAAGCGCGTCGACGAGGTCATCGAGTACGTCGGTCTGCGCGAGGTCGCGAAGGCCAAGCCGAAGTCGTTCTCGCTCGGCATGGGCCAGCGCCTCGGTCTTGCGGTCGCGCTGCTCGGCGACCCGCACACGCTGATCCTCGACGAGCCCGCCAACGGTCTCGACCCGCAGGGCATCACCTGGCTGCGCAACTTCCTCAAGTCGTACGCCTCGCAGGGCCGAGCGGTCTTCGTCTCCAGCCACCTGCTCGCCGAGATGGCGCTGATGGCCGACAACCTCGTGGTGATCGGCCGCGGCAAGCTCATCGCGACCGGCTCGGTGGACACGTTCATCCAGCAGGCGTCCGGCACGACGGTCCTCGTCAGGTCCACGGAGAACGGCCGCCTCGCCGACGTCCTCAGCCAGAGCGGCGCCAAGATCACGAACGACGACACCGGCGCGCTCCTCGCCACCGAGATCGACCAGGCCAACGTCGGCGAGCTCGCGTTCCAGGCCGGCATCGTGCTGCACGAGCTGACGACGAAGGTCGCGACGCTCGAGGAGGCGTTCCTCGAAGCGACCGAGGGCAGCGAGGAGTTCATCGCGCAACTGGGCGGAACCGCCGCGCTGGAAGGGATCGACCGATGA
- a CDS encoding DEAD/DEAH box helicase: MSTTLSTGQLPHHQASKGVWAKPRAWQQEAYDLYTQRGPRDFLAVATPGAGKTAFALRIAGDLLERRVVERLIVVAPTEHLKQQWADAAARGNISIDPAFSGKSGKTSRDFDGVAVTYAGVSVASNALRVRCERFKTLVILDEIHHAGDAMTWGEAVREAFDPATRRLSLTGTPFRSDANPIPFITYAPDDELIPRSASDYAYGYGRALADGVVRPVLFLAYSGDMKWRTSAGDEIAARLGAPMTKDLAAQAWRTALDPAGDWVQKVLEAADKRLTEVRRDVADAGGLVIATDQDTARAYAKLLAAIVGEKPTLVLSDEPKASKRIQEFADGTSRWMVAVRMVSEGVDVPRLAVGVYATATQTPLYFAQAIGRFVRARRRGETASVFLPTVPTLLQYAAEMEVERDHVLRPPSSEDEDEDALMQQAEQAETMPDYLQEGMGFQALNSEAAFDRLVYDGNEFGGELGEDETEFLGIPGLLEPDQVTELLKRRRSQPKRKEPEAASAPVAEPAEATYERLGVLRRELNGLVAAWHHRTSLPHGAVHADLRRACGGPLAVQASAEQLQARIDLIRTWAVQRGATG, translated from the coding sequence TTGAGTACGACACTGTCCACCGGCCAGCTGCCCCATCATCAAGCCAGTAAGGGTGTTTGGGCGAAGCCGCGCGCTTGGCAGCAAGAGGCGTACGACCTCTACACCCAGCGCGGCCCGCGCGACTTCCTCGCGGTCGCGACCCCCGGCGCCGGCAAGACGGCGTTCGCCCTGCGCATCGCCGGTGACCTGCTGGAACGCCGCGTCGTCGAGCGGCTGATCGTGGTCGCGCCGACCGAGCACCTCAAGCAGCAGTGGGCCGACGCGGCCGCCCGCGGCAACATCAGCATCGACCCCGCGTTCTCCGGCAAGTCCGGCAAGACCAGCCGCGACTTCGACGGCGTCGCGGTGACGTACGCCGGGGTCTCCGTCGCCTCGAACGCCCTCCGGGTTCGGTGCGAGCGGTTCAAGACGCTCGTCATCCTCGACGAGATCCACCACGCCGGCGACGCGATGACCTGGGGCGAGGCCGTCCGCGAGGCGTTCGACCCGGCGACCCGCCGGCTCAGCCTCACCGGCACACCGTTCCGCAGCGACGCCAACCCGATCCCGTTCATCACCTACGCGCCGGACGACGAGCTGATCCCGCGCAGTGCGTCGGACTACGCGTACGGCTACGGCCGCGCGCTCGCCGACGGTGTCGTCCGGCCGGTGCTGTTTCTCGCGTACTCCGGCGACATGAAGTGGCGCACCAGCGCCGGCGACGAGATCGCCGCGCGGCTCGGCGCGCCGATGACCAAGGACCTCGCCGCCCAGGCATGGCGCACCGCACTCGACCCGGCCGGCGACTGGGTGCAGAAGGTGCTCGAGGCCGCCGACAAGCGTCTCACCGAGGTACGCCGCGACGTCGCCGACGCCGGCGGTCTGGTGATCGCGACCGACCAGGACACCGCCCGCGCGTACGCCAAGCTGCTCGCCGCGATCGTCGGCGAGAAGCCCACCCTCGTGCTCTCCGACGAGCCGAAGGCGAGCAAGCGGATCCAGGAGTTCGCCGACGGCACCTCGCGCTGGATGGTCGCCGTCCGGATGGTGAGCGAGGGCGTCGACGTTCCCCGCCTCGCCGTCGGCGTGTACGCGACCGCGACGCAGACGCCGCTGTACTTCGCCCAGGCGATCGGCCGCTTCGTCCGGGCCCGCCGGCGCGGCGAGACCGCGTCGGTGTTCCTGCCCACGGTGCCGACGCTGCTGCAGTATGCCGCCGAGATGGAGGTCGAGCGCGACCACGTGCTCCGGCCGCCGTCGTCGGAGGACGAGGACGAGGACGCGCTGATGCAGCAGGCCGAGCAGGCCGAGACGATGCCGGACTACCTTCAGGAGGGCATGGGCTTCCAAGCCCTGAACTCCGAGGCGGCGTTCGACCGGCTGGTCTACGACGGCAACGAGTTCGGCGGCGAGCTCGGCGAGGACGAGACCGAGTTCCTCGGCATCCCCGGGCTGCTCGAGCCGGACCAGGTGACCGAGCTGTTGAAGCGCCGCCGTTCGCAGCCCAAGCGCAAGGAGCCCGAGGCGGCCTCCGCCCCGGTCGCCGAGCCGGCGGAGGCGACGTACGAACGCCTCGGCGTGCTCCGCCGGGAGCTGAACGGGCTGGTCGCTGCGTGGCACCACCGCACCTCCCTGCCGCACGGTGCCGTGCACGCCGACCTCCGCCGCGCCTGCGGCGGCCCGCTCGCGGTCCAGGCGTCCGCCGAGCAGCTGCAGGCCCGGATCGACCTGATCCGCACCTGGGCGGTCCAACGCGGAGCGACAGGGTAG
- a CDS encoding VOC family protein, whose protein sequence is MDIRIQCIVVDSVEPAPLAAFWAAALGWRVTFENEVESVVEPPEGSGLEDVVPDLLFVRNPDQKQTKNRLHLDLRPKDQNAEVDRLIGLGAKRADIGQETVRWVVMADPEDNEFCVLPPLPPETQEPDTQAP, encoded by the coding sequence ATGGACATCCGCATCCAATGCATCGTCGTCGACTCCGTTGAGCCAGCGCCCCTCGCCGCGTTCTGGGCTGCCGCGCTCGGGTGGCGGGTCACGTTCGAGAACGAGGTCGAGTCCGTCGTCGAGCCGCCCGAGGGCAGTGGCCTCGAGGACGTCGTTCCTGACCTGCTGTTCGTCCGCAATCCGGACCAGAAGCAGACCAAGAACCGGCTCCACCTCGACCTGCGCCCGAAGGACCAGAACGCCGAGGTCGACCGGCTGATCGGGCTCGGTGCCAAGCGCGCGGACATCGGCCAGGAGACCGTGCGCTGGGTCGTGATGGCCGACCCCGAGGACAACGAGTTCTGCGTCCTGCCGCCCCTTCCCCCGGAAACTCAGGAGCCCGACACTCAAGCGCCCTGA
- a CDS encoding ABC transporter permease gives MIDALRYEWVRLRTLRSTFWLTGAGLFLSFAVAGAVAYFTRNSGSDVGTTGIILTGGIPFSPLPLVAIFMGLIGVLAFGHEYRHGTILSTLAAVPRRSRLVVAKLLVVAVWSLVTAILSVLLNWGIGSLLGETVSLTNDAVLPAMIGYVLYVGLWGVLGLGLAALFRNLPVAIVIILVVPLMVEPILSALALLPALEDVRGAFHYLPFSSGARMANLFDVSSIAGAEGQATPLGEEPSRSVSGLTFTAWIAAIFLPAWILFKRRDA, from the coding sequence ATGATCGACGCACTGCGGTACGAGTGGGTTCGCCTGCGCACGTTGCGCTCCACGTTCTGGCTCACCGGCGCGGGCCTGTTCCTGAGCTTCGCGGTCGCCGGCGCCGTCGCGTACTTCACCCGCAACAGCGGCTCCGACGTCGGCACCACCGGGATCATCCTCACCGGCGGGATCCCGTTCAGCCCGCTGCCGCTGGTCGCGATCTTCATGGGCCTGATCGGCGTGCTCGCGTTCGGCCACGAGTACCGGCACGGAACGATCCTCAGCACGCTCGCCGCGGTGCCGCGGCGCAGCCGGCTCGTGGTCGCCAAGCTGCTGGTCGTCGCGGTCTGGTCCCTCGTCACCGCGATCCTCAGCGTGCTGCTCAACTGGGGCATCGGCAGCCTGCTCGGTGAGACGGTGTCGCTCACCAACGACGCCGTGCTGCCGGCGATGATCGGCTACGTCCTGTACGTCGGGCTCTGGGGCGTGCTCGGGCTCGGCCTCGCCGCGCTGTTCCGCAACCTCCCGGTCGCGATCGTGATCATCCTCGTCGTCCCGCTGATGGTGGAGCCGATCCTCAGCGCGCTCGCGCTGCTGCCGGCGCTGGAGGACGTGCGCGGCGCGTTCCACTACCTGCCGTTCAGCTCGGGCGCGCGGATGGCGAACCTGTTCGACGTGAGCTCGATCGCTGGCGCCGAGGGCCAGGCCACCCCGCTGGGCGAGGAGCCGTCGCGCTCGGTGAGCGGCCTCACGTTCACGGCCTGGATCGCGGCGATCTTCCTCCCGGCCTGGATCCTGTTCAAGCGCCGCGACGCCTAG
- a CDS encoding phytanoyl-CoA dioxygenase family protein: MDPSCLQYALTDEERNTFEKTGLFYLENALSPQQVSELTAIVDGVHERKTAAGEAASDKAMFVANFVPEHDKFADLVDYERVLPKVWGLLGWNIYLYHTHLIVTPPSGLQQTDNTFGWHQDSGRVNRDIDTHPRPRLSLKVAYFLSDTSEAGRGNFWVVPGSHLQDDLEVPEGTGQPVGAVPVLAKPGTAVFFDRRLWHAASPNWSDVTRKVLFYGYGYRWIRTKDDMTVEELWPNSDPVRKQLLGYGVNANGHYSPTDDDVPLRGWLEEHSPSDAA; this comes from the coding sequence ATGGATCCGTCGTGCCTGCAGTACGCGCTGACCGACGAGGAACGCAACACTTTCGAGAAGACCGGCCTGTTCTACCTCGAGAACGCCCTGTCGCCGCAGCAGGTCTCCGAGCTCACTGCCATCGTCGACGGTGTCCATGAGCGGAAGACCGCGGCCGGGGAAGCGGCGAGCGACAAGGCGATGTTCGTGGCGAACTTCGTGCCCGAGCACGACAAGTTCGCCGACCTCGTCGACTACGAGCGTGTTCTCCCGAAGGTGTGGGGGCTCCTCGGCTGGAACATCTACCTGTACCACACGCACCTGATCGTCACGCCGCCCTCGGGCCTGCAGCAGACCGACAACACGTTCGGCTGGCACCAGGACTCCGGTCGGGTCAACCGCGACATCGACACGCATCCGCGGCCCCGGCTCTCGCTGAAGGTCGCCTACTTCCTGTCCGACACGAGCGAGGCCGGGCGGGGCAACTTCTGGGTCGTACCGGGCAGCCATCTGCAGGACGACCTCGAGGTGCCCGAGGGGACGGGGCAGCCGGTGGGCGCGGTGCCCGTTCTCGCCAAGCCGGGTACGGCGGTGTTCTTCGACCGCAGGCTGTGGCACGCGGCCAGCCCGAACTGGTCGGACGTGACCCGGAAGGTGCTGTTCTACGGGTACGGCTACCGCTGGATCCGTACCAAGGACGACATGACCGTCGAGGAGCTGTGGCCGAACAGCGACCCGGTCCGCAAGCAGCTGCTGGGGTACGGCGTCAACGCCAACGGGCACTACTCGCCGACGGACGACGACGTCCCGTTGCGCGGGTGGCTGGAGGAGCACAGCCCGTCCGACGCCGCCTAA
- a CDS encoding DUF3039 domain-containing protein, which yields MSTQMSPGAETIEETRTTPSHGDGDHERFSHYVPKEKLVEAMVTGTPVVALCGKVWVPSRDPEKFPTCPECKEIWESMPPGKDKNND from the coding sequence ATGAGCACGCAGATGAGCCCCGGTGCCGAGACGATCGAGGAAACTCGGACGACGCCGTCGCATGGCGACGGCGATCACGAGCGGTTCTCGCACTACGTGCCGAAGGAGAAGCTCGTCGAGGCGATGGTGACGGGTACGCCGGTCGTCGCGCTCTGCGGCAAGGTGTGGGTGCCGAGTCGCGATCCGGAGAAGTTCCCGACCTGCCCGGAGTGCAAGGAGATCTGGGAGAGCATGCCGCCCGGAAAAGACAAGAACAACGACTAA
- a CDS encoding YqgE/AlgH family protein: MNGVALTGRLLVATPMLRDPNFVRTVILVLDHDGDGTLGVVVNRPTEMPVTSVLAPWNEFVSAPDVLFEGGPVATDSALALAEVPKGAEPLGWRRLYGRLGLVDLDAPPELLTGLHGMRVFAGYSGWSPGQLESEITDGGWYVVDAEPDDPFSTDPSSLWRRVLRRQRDELALVATFPDDPAMN, encoded by the coding sequence ATGAACGGTGTGGCGTTGACCGGGCGGCTGCTCGTCGCGACGCCGATGCTGCGTGACCCGAACTTCGTCCGCACCGTGATCCTCGTGCTCGACCACGACGGCGACGGCACGCTGGGCGTGGTGGTGAACCGCCCGACCGAGATGCCGGTGACGTCTGTCCTGGCGCCGTGGAACGAGTTCGTGTCCGCGCCGGACGTGCTGTTCGAGGGCGGCCCGGTCGCGACCGACTCGGCGCTGGCGCTGGCGGAGGTGCCGAAGGGCGCGGAACCGTTGGGCTGGCGGCGGCTGTACGGGCGGCTCGGCCTGGTCGACCTGGACGCTCCGCCGGAGCTGCTGACCGGGCTGCACGGGATGCGCGTGTTCGCCGGTTACTCGGGGTGGTCGCCGGGACAGCTGGAGTCGGAGATCACCGACGGCGGCTGGTACGTGGTCGACGCGGAGCCGGACGACCCGTTCTCGACCGACCCCTCGAGTCTGTGGCGGCGGGTGTTGCGGCGGCAGCGCGACGAGCTGGCCCTGGTGGCGACGTTCCCCGACGACCCGGCGATGAACTGA
- a CDS encoding Lrp/AsnC family transcriptional regulator gives MTRQQPPVDALDARIIELFTREPRVGVLEASRRLGVARGTVQARLDRLERTGVVRTWGPDLDPAALGFDVTAFVTLEIRQGVGHDTVARHLAGIPEVIEAYTITGSADMMARIVAESNADLQRVIDQMLAFDGIVRTSTLIALATQISRRVLPLLAKAARQSAG, from the coding sequence GTGACCCGCCAACAGCCGCCCGTCGACGCGCTGGACGCGCGGATCATCGAGCTGTTCACCCGCGAGCCCCGGGTCGGCGTGCTGGAGGCCTCCCGCCGGCTCGGGGTCGCGCGCGGCACCGTACAGGCGCGGCTGGACCGGCTGGAACGGACGGGCGTCGTCCGCACCTGGGGCCCGGACCTCGACCCGGCCGCGCTGGGCTTCGACGTCACCGCGTTCGTCACGCTGGAGATCCGCCAGGGCGTCGGGCACGACACCGTCGCGCGGCATCTGGCCGGCATCCCCGAGGTGATCGAGGCCTACACGATCACCGGCTCGGCGGACATGATGGCGCGGATCGTGGCGGAGTCGAACGCCGATCTGCAGCGGGTCATCGACCAGATGCTCGCGTTCGACGGCATCGTGCGTACGTCGACGCTGATCGCCCTCGCGACCCAGATCTCGCGTCGGGTCCTGCCGTTGTTGGCGAAGGCCGCGCGGCAGTCAGCGGGCTAG
- a CDS encoding alkaline phosphatase family protein, whose translation MASTQIIQVNGRDYPMPTEPVVVVCVDGSEPAYHEQALAAGRMPYLAKLLENGTGTALTADCAMPSLTNPNNLSIATGRPPSVHGISGNYFFDRSRGEEVMMNEPEFLRAQTIFAAFDAAGAPVAVITAKDKLRRLLSKDLPASSVCFSSEKLPDAPPVYSAALSERVLSEGVSLLERSRPLITYLTLTDYIQHKYAPGTEVANNFYAMMDSYWARLDELGATLVVTADHGMNAKTDAAGVARVVYLQDQLDDWFGAGESRTILPITDPYPVHHGALGSFAYIHLSSPSDVPVARERLAALLGIEAVLTRDEAVERYELPGDRIGDLAVVASTNVAVGTTPAGHDLSTLDRPLRSHGGLSEQRVPFLVNRPLTPLPSGHRLRNFDAYWVALNHA comes from the coding sequence ATGGCGAGCACTCAGATCATCCAGGTCAACGGACGCGACTATCCGATGCCCACCGAGCCGGTCGTGGTGGTGTGCGTCGACGGTAGCGAGCCGGCCTACCACGAGCAGGCTCTCGCGGCGGGCCGGATGCCGTACCTCGCGAAGCTGCTCGAGAACGGCACCGGCACGGCGCTGACGGCCGACTGCGCGATGCCCTCGTTGACGAACCCCAACAACCTCTCGATCGCGACCGGCCGGCCGCCGTCGGTGCACGGGATCAGCGGCAACTACTTCTTCGACCGCTCGCGCGGTGAGGAAGTGATGATGAACGAGCCGGAGTTCCTTCGGGCGCAGACGATCTTCGCCGCGTTCGACGCGGCGGGGGCGCCCGTCGCGGTGATCACGGCGAAGGACAAGCTGCGGCGCCTGCTCAGCAAGGACCTGCCCGCGTCCTCGGTGTGCTTCTCGTCGGAGAAGCTGCCCGACGCACCGCCCGTCTACAGCGCCGCCCTGTCGGAGCGGGTGCTGTCCGAGGGCGTCTCCTTGCTGGAACGTTCGCGGCCCTTGATCACATACCTGACGCTGACCGACTACATCCAGCACAAGTACGCACCGGGGACCGAGGTCGCGAACAACTTCTACGCGATGATGGACTCCTACTGGGCCCGGCTCGACGAGCTCGGCGCGACGCTGGTGGTCACGGCGGACCACGGCATGAACGCGAAGACCGACGCTGCCGGCGTCGCTCGCGTGGTCTATCTGCAAGACCAGCTTGACGATTGGTTCGGCGCGGGGGAGAGCCGGACGATCCTGCCCATCACCGACCCGTACCCGGTCCACCACGGCGCGCTGGGCTCGTTCGCCTACATCCACCTGTCCTCGCCGTCGGACGTGCCGGTCGCGCGGGAACGGCTGGCCGCGCTGCTGGGGATCGAGGCCGTGCTGACGCGCGACGAGGCGGTGGAACGGTACGAGCTTCCTGGTGACCGGATCGGTGACCTCGCGGTGGTGGCGAGTACGAACGTCGCCGTCGGCACCACCCCCGCCGGCCACGACCTGTCCACACTCGACCGCCCGTTGCGCTCGCACGGCGGCCTGTCCGAGCAGCGCGTGCCGTTCCTCGTCAACCGTCCGTTGACGCCACTGCCGTCCGGACACCGGTTGCGCAACTTCGACGCCTACTGGGTCGCCCTCAACCACGCCTGA
- the hppD gene encoding 4-hydroxyphenylpyruvate dioxygenase, protein MTIGELTPQEQEAELNLEQLKQLVGLVEYDASRDPFPVTAMDAIVFCVGNATQTAQFYQLAFGMDLIAYAGPETGQRDRKSYVLKAGSARFVFEGGVASDSPLLDHHRRHGDGVVDLALEVPDVDKCIEHARAQGATILEEPNDVSDEHGTVRRAAIATYGETRHTLIDRSKYSGPYLPGFVARTTVVTRPEGHPKRLFQAIDHCVGNVELGRMDDWVSFYNRVMGFVNMAEFIGDDIATDYSALMSKVVSNGNHRVKFPLNEPAIAKKKSQIDEYLEFYGGPGCQHIALATNDILRTVDLLRANGVQFLNTPDSYYVDPALRERIGEVRVPIEELQRRGILVDRDEDGYLLQIFTAPIGDRPTVFYEFIERHGSLGFGKGNFKALFEAIEREQERRGNL, encoded by the coding sequence ATGACGATCGGCGAGCTCACGCCGCAGGAGCAGGAGGCCGAGCTCAATCTCGAGCAGCTGAAGCAGCTCGTCGGCCTGGTCGAGTACGACGCGAGCCGCGACCCGTTCCCGGTCACGGCGATGGACGCGATCGTGTTCTGCGTGGGCAACGCGACCCAGACCGCGCAGTTCTACCAACTCGCGTTCGGCATGGACCTGATCGCGTACGCCGGTCCCGAGACCGGGCAGCGCGACCGCAAGTCGTACGTCCTCAAGGCCGGCTCGGCGCGGTTCGTCTTCGAGGGCGGCGTCGCCTCCGACAGCCCGCTGCTCGACCACCACCGCCGGCACGGCGACGGCGTCGTCGACCTCGCGCTCGAGGTGCCGGACGTCGACAAGTGCATCGAGCACGCGCGAGCGCAGGGCGCGACGATCCTGGAGGAGCCGAACGACGTCTCCGACGAGCACGGCACCGTCCGGCGCGCGGCGATCGCGACGTACGGCGAGACGCGGCACACGCTGATCGACCGATCCAAGTACTCCGGCCCGTACCTGCCCGGCTTCGTCGCGCGGACCACGGTCGTGACCCGGCCGGAGGGGCACCCGAAGCGGCTGTTCCAGGCGATCGACCACTGCGTCGGCAACGTCGAGCTCGGGCGGATGGACGACTGGGTCTCGTTCTACAACCGGGTGATGGGCTTCGTGAACATGGCGGAGTTCATCGGCGACGACATCGCGACGGATTACTCCGCGCTGATGAGCAAGGTCGTGTCGAACGGCAACCACCGGGTGAAGTTTCCGCTGAACGAGCCGGCGATCGCGAAGAAGAAGAGCCAGATCGACGAGTACCTCGAGTTCTACGGCGGTCCCGGCTGCCAGCACATCGCGCTGGCGACGAACGACATCCTCCGTACGGTCGACCTCCTGCGCGCGAACGGTGTGCAGTTCCTCAACACGCCCGACTCGTACTACGTCGACCCGGCGCTGCGGGAGCGCATCGGCGAGGTCCGCGTTCCGATCGAGGAGCTGCAGCGGCGGGGGATCCTGGTCGACCGCGACGAGGACGGCTACCTGCTGCAGATCTTCACCGCCCCGATCGGCGACCGGCCGACGGTCTTCTACGAGTTCATCGAACGGCACGGGTCGCTCGGCTTCGGCAAGGGCAACTTCAAGGCGCTCTTCGAGGCGATCGAGCGCGAGCAGGAGCGCCGCGGCAACCTGTAG